Part of the Paenibacillus terrae HPL-003 genome is shown below.
TCGGCCTTGGCCGAGAGTTCGCCCCCTTTACCCAATTGAACATAGGCGAGCCGGACCGACAAGGCTGCAAACAGTACAAACAATCCCAGCAGCCCCCATACCAGCCTGCGCCGCATGGTCACGTTAGATTTCTTCAAACGCGCTCCCCTCCGTTCCTCCAAATACTCATGACATGTCTTACCTCATGAATATTCAAAAAAACGAACGTTAGAACAAGCTATCAGTTATCCTCACCTTTAATTGCAGCCGCACTTTTTTCATCGGCTACAGCGGAGCTCCCACCCTTGGAAGTCTCCCTGCTTGAGCTTGCACTCGCAGTGGTATCGGTTTTTGAATCGGTACTCGTTTTTGCTGCACTGCCTGTTTGGTTAGATGCTACGCCGGTAGTTGAGTCCGGTGTTTCCTCCAGCTTTACTCCGGTCACGGTTTCTTTAGCCGGCTGGAGCGTCACATTGACAATCCGCTTGCCACTCACCATTTGTGCCTTTTGCGAGACAACATAGCCTTCGCCGCTTACCTGAACGCCCACCTTCATGAGCGTCAACACTTGCAGCGTGTCACGCAACGAGACGCCTGTAAAGTCGGGAATGGTCATGTTGGCACTATCTTCAGTCAGCAAATAAATGCGTTGTCCCGGCTTCATTTTGACGCCTGCCTCTGGATACTGGCGGACAATTTTGGAGCCTTTGCCAACCGTCTCATAGGCAATCCCCTGTTTGAGCAATGCGTTTTGTGCATCCTTCTTCACCTGACCGGTTAATTGTGGCACTGTCGGCAGATTCACCGTTTTCACAGCAGCATTGTCTGATTTATTCGCTTTGGCTCCTGTTTTGGGAACTCCCATATATTGTAGCGACTGGGATACGATTTTTTTGAACACAGGGGCTGCTGCCGTACCTCCACCTACCGATTTGTTAGGTTCGTCCATAACAACCAGAACAGCTATTTTCGGATCATTCACGGGTGCAAAGCCGATAAAGGACACGACATCCTTCGAATGGTCATACACTTTACCCACAACTTTCGTTGCTGTACCTGTTTTACCAGCAACACGGTATCCGTCAATATAAGCAAGACGCCCGGTTCCAATTTCTTGGTCAGACACGACCTGCTCCAGATAGCTGCTGGTCTGTACTGCCGATTCCTGCGAAATCACCTGGCGGACTTCCTTCGGTTGTATCGTCTGTACTTCCCCTGTATCCGGGTTCATAATTTCCTTCACCAGATGAGGTTGCATCAACTTACCACCGTTAGCAATTGCCGAGATAGCCGCTACCTGCTGGATTGGCGTTACCTGAACACGTCCATGTCCATATGCAGCCGTTGCGACTTCGGATTTGTATTGGGTGTGGAACGTAATGGCTCCGCTAGACTCACTCGGAAGATCGATACCTGTTTTCACACCAAATCCGAAGTTGTTAATATATTTCCTCAACCTTTCGCCGCCCAGCTTATCCAGCCCCAAATGGACGAAACCGACGTTACTTGAACGCTTGACCCCTTGAAGAAAAGTTAACGTTCCCCAATTTCGACTCACGTCACGAATATCCCATCCCCCGACTCGGATCATACCAGATTGATAGGTTTCATTTGGATTGAACACCTTTTCCTGAACTGCCGCAGCCAAGGTTACAATCTTAAACGTGGAACCTGGCTCATAGATGGACTGAGTTGCATTGTTACGGAAATATTCCATTGAAGATGTGCTCCCGTATGTATTGGGATTAAAATTGGGGTAACTCGCCATACCGAGAACATCCATCGTTTTGGGATCTGCGGCTACAACCGTCATCGTTTTCGGATTGTATTTTGCAATAGCTTCCTGCATAGCGCCCTCTATATAATACTGAATTGTGTCATCAATCGTCAGCTTTAAATTCTTACCATTTTGTGCCGGTTCATAAATACTCTCCGATCCCTGAAGAGGAACTCCCTTTCGATCCCGCTGATAAAGAAGCTTTCCGGCCGTGCCCGAGAGCTCTTTATTATAATAGGCTTCCAACCCCATGCCTGCTGTACCATCTTTACGGTAATAGCCAATAACATGAGAAGCCAGCTTATTTTCTGGATAATAGCGTTTGGATTCCTGAACCGTGTCCACAGCTCCAATCACTTCGTACTTATCCTTTAAATATTCTTTGAATGTGTCCACCTGTGCTTTGAGCTCAGGATCTACCTTCCAACCTCCGTTACGGATCTCGCGGTTTTTTAAATATTTACCGTCTTTGTCCTTGGCCGAGAGATGCTTTCTCAGTTCGTCCTCAGGTGTTTTGAGCAGCTGATGCAGTTTGGCTACAACCTCGTTTTCCAAATCATATTCCTGAATGATGCTCGGGTTGACCACTACCGTATAAGCAGGGGCATCTGTCGCTAGTACACTTCCCTTGCGATCCGTAATTGTTCCGCGCTTGGGCTGGATCACCTGGTCTCTTTCCACCTGCGTAACTACCTGATTATGCCAGTATTCCCCGCTC
Proteins encoded:
- a CDS encoding penicillin-binding transpeptidase domain-containing protein, with amino-acid sequence MVKRIKLRTLLIGGCITLFFLVLLLKVFWIQVVSGEYWHNQVVTQVERDQVIQPKRGTITDRKGSVLATDAPAYTVVVNPSIIQEYDLENEVVAKLHQLLKTPEDELRKHLSAKDKDGKYLKNREIRNGGWKVDPELKAQVDTFKEYLKDKYEVIGAVDTVQESKRYYPENKLASHVIGYYRKDGTAGMGLEAYYNKELSGTAGKLLYQRDRKGVPLQGSESIYEPAQNGKNLKLTIDDTIQYYIEGAMQEAIAKYNPKTMTVVAADPKTMDVLGMASYPNFNPNTYGSTSSMEYFRNNATQSIYEPGSTFKIVTLAAAVQEKVFNPNETYQSGMIRVGGWDIRDVSRNWGTLTFLQGVKRSSNVGFVHLGLDKLGGERLRKYINNFGFGVKTGIDLPSESSGAITFHTQYKSEVATAAYGHGRVQVTPIQQVAAISAIANGGKLMQPHLVKEIMNPDTGEVQTIQPKEVRQVISQESAVQTSSYLEQVVSDQEIGTGRLAYIDGYRVAGKTGTATKVVGKVYDHSKDVVSFIGFAPVNDPKIAVLVVMDEPNKSVGGGTAAAPVFKKIVSQSLQYMGVPKTGAKANKSDNAAVKTVNLPTVPQLTGQVKKDAQNALLKQGIAYETVGKGSKIVRQYPEAGVKMKPGQRIYLLTEDSANMTIPDFTGVSLRDTLQVLTLMKVGVQVSGEGYVVSQKAQMVSGKRIVNVTLQPAKETVTGVKLEETPDSTTGVASNQTGSAAKTSTDSKTDTTASASSSRETSKGGSSAVADEKSAAAIKGEDN